A genomic segment from Malus domestica chromosome 05, GDT2T_hap1 encodes:
- the LOC103436311 gene encoding uncharacterized protein isoform X1: MRNRFFNFVASKPRQEIFCVCLCLICTDFGPIYFLFCFPFEHRLFLHRWEVNFLQLRVFLAKRIFYGLVPCLVSLRFTDGSGGPVIFWKIRNLNISLRLRRRFERHQLRCSPWRHPCLLCHSRILCSLVQNAIEYLNIIGALDENENLTVLDISEFQKAGAV, encoded by the exons ATGAGGAATAGATTCTTCAATTTCGTAGCTTCCAAGCCTAGACAAGAGATTTTTTGCGTTTGTTTATGTCTGATTTGCACCGATTTTGGtcctatatattttttattttgttttccgtTTGAGCATCGGTTGTTTTTGCATCGCTGGGAAGTTAATTTTCTACAACTGAG AGTTTTCCTGGCTAAGAGGATATTTTACGGTTTGGTTCCTTGCTTGGTCAGTCTCAGATTTACCGACGGTTCCGGCGGTCCTGTTATTTTTTGG AAAATCAGGAATTTGAACATCAGCTTGCGACTTCGTCGTCGATTTGAACGCCACCAGCTTCGATGCAGTCCTTGGAGACACCCCTGCCTCCTCTGCCATAGTCGAATTCTTTGCTCACTG GTGCAAAACGCCATAGAGTATTTAAACATCATTGGGGCCTTGGATGAAAATGAGAATCTGACTGTTTTAG ATATTTCAGAATTTCAGAAAGCAGGTGCGGTTTGA
- the LOC103436311 gene encoding uncharacterized protein isoform X2 has product MRNRFFNFVASKPRQEIFCVCLCLICTDFGPIYFLFCFPFEHRLFLHRWEVNFLQLRVFLAKRIFYGLVPCLVSLRFTDGSGGPVIFWKIRNLNISLRLRRRFERHQLRCSPWRHPCLLCHSRILCSLVQNAIEYLNIIGALDENENLTVLEFQKAGAV; this is encoded by the exons ATGAGGAATAGATTCTTCAATTTCGTAGCTTCCAAGCCTAGACAAGAGATTTTTTGCGTTTGTTTATGTCTGATTTGCACCGATTTTGGtcctatatattttttattttgttttccgtTTGAGCATCGGTTGTTTTTGCATCGCTGGGAAGTTAATTTTCTACAACTGAG AGTTTTCCTGGCTAAGAGGATATTTTACGGTTTGGTTCCTTGCTTGGTCAGTCTCAGATTTACCGACGGTTCCGGCGGTCCTGTTATTTTTTGG AAAATCAGGAATTTGAACATCAGCTTGCGACTTCGTCGTCGATTTGAACGCCACCAGCTTCGATGCAGTCCTTGGAGACACCCCTGCCTCCTCTGCCATAGTCGAATTCTTTGCTCACTG GTGCAAAACGCCATAGAGTATTTAAACATCATTGGGGCCTTGGATGAAAATGAGAATCTGACTGTTTTAG AATTTCAGAAAGCAGGTGCGGTTTGA